The genomic interval CATCGGGGGTATATCCGTGGGCTTTCAGGGAGTAAAATGCCATGCCTCATCGTCACGGGAAGGCCGATCCCCGAGGAGAACCTGCTGAAAACAGGTCCTGGATGCCAACAGGCAAAACTTTACCGTTCAACCGATTCGGTTGCTGTTGACATGTGATTGAAGGATGCTACATCTGAGTTACCACACAACAGATGGGCCCTTCGGGATATGATGTCCTGGGGGGCTTTTCTTTTGGCCTTCGGTCGTGCCTCCTTTCTTTTGGGTTGCGTGAGAGCTGAAGCGTGCTTCAGCCGGGGTTGTCTTTTGACCACCGCTTGTGGAGTTCGAGGATCTCGTCCGAGAGATTGTCCTCTAGCCATCGCGCGAAGGCTGCATGCTGTTTGGCGTCCACCCGAAGTGTCAGTGTGGAAGCCGTCGGGGTAACTTTTGCGAGGATAGAACCATCTTGCAGACGAACCTCTGTGCTACGTGATCTGTCGGCAGGAGGTTCGACGCTTGGCTGGTTCCACTGGCTCACAGCCTCTGCAAAAGCTTCGAAACGAGCATCAGAATCCAAGTCACTCAATGGAAGAGACTCGAGAAGATCTTCGGTATTCACATCCAAGTCTTTAACCTGCTTCGCCGCGGCGACCCAACGACGCCAACCGATCGCGTGAGCAGGACCGATCAGTTGGATGCTTGTAAACGGAATCGACGCAATGACGCCCTCCATTCTGGAGAGCCTTGTTTTGTCGATGTTGAGCGCATCGAGAATGACGGGCGTCTTGTAGCCAGCTGCCCTGAGCTCACCGACGAACACTGCCTTTTCGATGAAAGAGGGGTCCTTGCGAACACTGTTCTCCTGACCCTGTGCGAGTACGAGTTCTTGGTCGTCAAGCGTCCTGACGAGGGCCTTTGCCGGGATCTTGAGCTTCCGAAGACTTCTCAGCCGGCGACGTCCGAAAACGATCTGGTAGCGCCCGTCGTGCTCCGGATGCGGGCGGACTACCACTGGACTAAGCTGCCCGTAGCGCTCGATACTGGACCGTAACTCTTCGTCAGACGCGTCATCGTGTTCAAGCCGATCACGCAGGCCAGCATCATCAATGAGATCGGGATCGATTTCCCGGATCGAGCGGGAGTGAAGGTCTGCGAGCGAGCCATCCATGGAGCCGAGCGCACCGCCGCTGAAGTTCTTCTGCAACGCACCCTTGCGCTCCGAGGAGTCTGTGAGGGCTCTATCCCTCAGGCTTTCCTCGATGACAGATGAAAAGACATTCTTGCGGGCCATCAGGTTCTCCCCCAAGCGGATTGGATCATGGTTTCGAGTTCGTTCGCTACTCCGTTGATCGACTCGACAGCACGGTCATAGGTGTTTCGGTGAAACTGGGCGCGATCGACCTCGTAGAGAGTTTGCTGGGTCAAGCCGGCGTCCGAAATTGCCGTGCTTTTCAGGAAGGTTTCGACCATCACTTGCTTCCCAAAAAGTGACCTGAGCAGCGCGGCCATCTGGGTTTGCGGTCCGTCGGACGGTTCGTAGCGTGTGATCATGAAGCGGAGGAAGTCGTAAGACATATCCACATCGTACTTTGCGACGACTGCCAGAAGGCCTGATGCCATCTGCAGAAACTGAGACATCGAAGCGACATCAAGCATACTCGGGATGACTGTAATCAGCATCGTTGTCGCCGAAACCATCGCCGAAAGTGTGAGGAACCCCAGCTGAGGCGGGCAGTCGATGATTACCACATCGTAATCGGCATCAACCTGCTGCAGCGCCATTGGCAATCTGAGGTAGAAGGGAGGATCGACCTGCTGCCGGATGGCTATAGGTGTCTCGTGCTCGAAATCGGCCAGTCTCAAGCCCGCGGGAGCGAGATCCAAGTTAGGAAAGTAGGTCTTGATGATCACGTTCCGCAAAGGGACAGGATCCGCGTATCTGATGGCGTCGTATATCGTACCACCACTGGCGAACTCAATTTCTGCACGATATCCGAACATCGAGGTCAGACTCGCCTGAGGGTCGATGTCGATAGCCAGGACCCGATACCCGCGCAGGGCCAAGCGTTGAGCAAGATGAATACTCGCGGTTGTCTTGCTAGAGCCGCCCTTGTAGTTGGCGATGGCAATTACCTGCAATTTGTCGCCAGGACGACGCCCAGGTAGAAAGCGGGCTGAAGTGCCAGATTTTGCAGCGGCTGCTAAAGCGTCCCGCATTTCGAGGAGATCCTCTGCGCGATACTGACGACGAGCTCGGCCGTCTGCCTCAATGGCTGGCAGCTTTCCGTCAAAATGCAGTTTGCGAAGATGCGACTGAGAGAGGCCAAGAAGTTCAGCGGCTTCCGCAGAGCTGAAGGTGCGTAGCGTTTTGCGGGAATCTGGAAGGAAGGTCTTCCGAAGGTGCGACTCAAGCGCCGCGTCAAGAATGTCAGCATTCTCGCGGATCGCCTGATCGATGCGAACGGATTCGCGCATAGTTGCCCCTCTTCCTCGCACTTGCGAGGTTTCTGCTCTCCGACCCTCTTGCCGGGGTCGCCGTAACGCAAAAATGCGACTAAGCGCACAGAAGCGTTTCACTTCCGACTAATGCCACCGCGGTGCCGGCTCGCGCAAGCATTTTCTTGCACTACATATAGGGCCGACCATCGCGCTTGGCCGTCTATTTTGCGGCCGACTTCGTGCCGAGCACTAGATGCGAAACTTAAGAAATTGATAACACGTGGTTTTTCTTGAGATTGCTTGCGGTTTTGGTGATCGTAGCGATCTAAGGTACCAGCCAGCAGCCGGTCGACAGCGATCCTCACCGTTCGGTAGCTTACTGCGCCTTGGCCGAATCGGTCGTCTTTGCCT from Paracoccus aminophilus JCM 7686 carries:
- the repB gene encoding plasmid partitioning protein RepB — encoded protein: MARKNVFSSVIEESLRDRALTDSSERKGALQKNFSGGALGSMDGSLADLHSRSIREIDPDLIDDAGLRDRLEHDDASDEELRSSIERYGQLSPVVVRPHPEHDGRYQIVFGRRRLRSLRKLKIPAKALVRTLDDQELVLAQGQENSVRKDPSFIEKAVFVGELRAAGYKTPVILDALNIDKTRLSRMEGVIASIPFTSIQLIGPAHAIGWRRWVAAAKQVKDLDVNTEDLLESLPLSDLDSDARFEAFAEAVSQWNQPSVEPPADRSRSTEVRLQDGSILAKVTPTASTLTLRVDAKQHAAFARWLEDNLSDEILELHKRWSKDNPG
- the repA gene encoding plasmid partitioning protein RepA; this encodes MRESVRIDQAIRENADILDAALESHLRKTFLPDSRKTLRTFSSAEAAELLGLSQSHLRKLHFDGKLPAIEADGRARRQYRAEDLLEMRDALAAAAKSGTSARFLPGRRPGDKLQVIAIANYKGGSSKTTASIHLAQRLALRGYRVLAIDIDPQASLTSMFGYRAEIEFASGGTIYDAIRYADPVPLRNVIIKTYFPNLDLAPAGLRLADFEHETPIAIRQQVDPPFYLRLPMALQQVDADYDVVIIDCPPQLGFLTLSAMVSATTMLITVIPSMLDVASMSQFLQMASGLLAVVAKYDVDMSYDFLRFMITRYEPSDGPQTQMAALLRSLFGKQVMVETFLKSTAISDAGLTQQTLYEVDRAQFHRNTYDRAVESINGVANELETMIQSAWGRT